A genomic window from Osmia bicornis bicornis chromosome 6, iOsmBic2.1, whole genome shotgun sequence includes:
- the LOC114873019 gene encoding arginine kinase-like, whose protein sequence is MCDKRLCACGKKSKPAEPAFMNPDDERVKALEEAYGEFSNTESNSLLKKHLTEPIFDKLKTRMTSFGSTLMDVIQSGLKNPDSGVGLYAPDQEAYDVFADLFDPVIDEYHNGFKSDNVHPALEWGTAEELGNLDPEGEFVISTRIRCARSVKGYPLNPRMTEPDYRDLENKVQEALSSLEGELKGTYCSLATMDKQTQQQLIDDHFLFKEGDRFLEAANSNRFWPTGRGIFFNEEKTFLVWCNEEDHLRLISMEKGGNLSSVYARLVKAVTEVGKKLEFSPHRRLGFLTFCPSNLGTTIRASVHARLPKLSEDYARFEEIANMYHLQIRGTRGEHSESEEGIYDISNKRRLGLTEREVVFEMRNGVLELIKQEKQLQGDTS, encoded by the exons ATGTGCGACAAGAGGTTATGCGCTTGCGGGAAGAAGTCGAAACCAGCTGAGCCCGCCTTCATGAACCCAGACGACGAAAGAGTGAAGGCTTTGGAGGAGGCATACGGTGAATTTTCGAATACCGAAAGCAattcgttgctgaagaaacaCTTGACCGAACCAATCTTCGACAAACTGAAGACACGTATGACCAGTTTTGGTTCCACGCTGATGGACGTGATTCAGTCGGGCCTGAAGAATCCTGACTCAGGTGTTGGCCTGTACGCACCTGATCAAGAGGCCTACGACGTGTTCGCCGATCTTTTCGATCCGGTGATCGATGAATATCATAATGGTTTCAAGTCTGACAACGTTCATCCTGCTTTAGAGTGGGGAACAGCCGAGGAGCTTGGCAATCTTGACCCTGAAGGAGAATTCGTGATCTCGACGAGAATTCGGTGCGCCAGGTCAGTCAAGGGATATCCTTTAAATCCTAGAATGACTGAACCTGACTATCGGGACTTGGAGAACAAG GTGCAAGAGGCTTTAAGCTCATTAGAAGGTGAATTGAAAGGAACCTACTGTTCACTGGCCACCATGGATAAACAAACGCAACAACAACTGATAGATGATCATTTCCTGTTCAAGGAAGGCGATCGATTTTTAGAAGCAGCCAACTCCAATAGATTCTGGCCGACTG GCAgaggaatattttttaacgagGAGAAAACTTTCCTTGTCTGGTGCAACGAGGAGGATCACTTGCGTTTGATATCGATGGAAAAGGGTGGAAATCTGTCGTCTGTATACGCGAGGCTTGTTAAAGCAGTTACCGAGGTCGGAAAGAAACTTGAATTCTCGCCACATAGAAGACTTGGCTTCCTCACCTTTTGCCCGAGCAATCTGGGAACCACCATCAGGGCGTCTGTTCACGCACGCTTGCCGAAATTGAGCGAGGATTACGCGAGATTCGAAGAAATCGCGAACATGTACCATCTTCAG ATCAGAGGCACCCGTGGCGAGCACAGCGAAAGCGAAGAAGGCATTTACGACATCAGCAACAAACGTCGGCTGGGCTTGACCGAACGGGAAGTGGTTTTCGAGATGAGAAACGGCGTGCTCGAACTGATCAAACAAGAGAAACAGCTGCAAGGGGATACGTCGTAA
- the LOC114873105 gene encoding venom allergen 3-like: MTARIPFCLLLFLTGCCDCMLRGTISPILRHDATRYCHICANHTMCQFPDDDHGTRCSNLDSADLDLDQKDIDTILYWHNTYRNTVASGEEQRGNPGPQRPAKYMMELLWDDELAFIARRWALQCNLFEKDQCRDVERFQVWQNVHVLDMNSVGNATSTGRIHFHIQSWYDEVEDFDSAEFGFVNLTARSNLSYIAFASAIISQVGCGRAIYTAKQDGSPPGREETATVTGTMHVLGFGDRVETLVCNYGPLDRKTPRELYEDGVPALCPQGTIRSSGYAALCQKSQKWPSRKLQRRTESSQKRTSETMTSGTFLIKGTIYPVHLILLLLARLWT, translated from the exons ATGACAGCTCGTATCCCGTTCTGCCTCTTATTGTTCTTAACGGGCTGCTGCGATTGCATGCTGCGAGGGACAATATCACCGATCCTCCGTCACGATGCCACTCGTTACTGCCACATTTGCGCAAATCACACCATGTGCCAATTTCCG GATGATGATCATGGAACGAGATGTTCAAACCTTGATTCTGCAGATCTAGATCTAGATCAGAAAGACATTGATACGATACTTTATTGGCACAATACTTATCGTAACACGGTGGCTAGTGGTGAAGAACAAAGAGGGAATCCAGGCCCTCAACGACCAGCAAAATATATGATGGAGCTG CTTTGGGATGATGAACTCGCTTTTATCGCTAGGCGATGGGCGTTGCAGTGCAACCTCTTTGAGAAAGATCAATGCCGAGACGTTG AACGATTTCAAGTATGGCAAAACGTGCACGTGCTCGATATGAACAGCGTGGGAAACGCAACGTCCACCGGTAGGATTCACTTTCATATTCAATCCTGGTACGACGAGGTGGAAGACTTTGATTCTGCGGAATTCGG GTTCGTCAACTTGACAGCTCGAAGCAACCTTTCATATATCGCATTCGCATCGGCGATAATTAGCCAAGTCGGCTGCGGTCGTGCAATTTACACGGCTAAGCAAGATGGTTCGCCGCCGGGTCGTGAAGAGACGGCTACTGTCACGGGCACAATGCACGTCCTCGGTTTCGGGGATCGCGTGGAGACCCTCGTCTGCAATTACGGACCCCTCGATCGGAAAACACCGAGGGAACTCTACGAAGATGGTGTGCCGGCTCTTTGTCCGCAGGGGACGATCCGTAGCTCGGGATACGCAGCACTTTGTC AAAAATCCCAGAAGTGGCCGTCACGGAAGTTGCAGCGTCGGACTGAATCGAGCCAGAAGAGAACCAGCGAAACAATGACCAGCGGTACATTCCTGATTAAAGGAACGATCTATCCTGTTCACCTGATCTTATTATTGCTGGCACGCCTCTGGACGTGA